From the genome of Alcanivorax sp.:
CTGGCTGACGCCATCCAGAACAGCAGTGGCGACCTGCGTGGCTGGCTCACCCTGGCGCAACTTTACCGTGACCCCATCGCCGACCTGGATGCCCAGGTATCCCGGCTTGACCAATGGAGCGCCCAGTGGCGCACTCACCCCGCCATCGGTGATGTGCCCGCCATGCTGGATGCCCTGCGCGAAGCTGCCAGCCAACGCCCAAGCCAGGTTGCCATCCTGCTGCCGACCAGCGGCCCGCTTCAGAATGTGGGCAAGACCTTGCAGGAAGGCATCATGACAGCGCATTACCAGCAAAAGCAGAACAGCCTGTCCCCCACCCTGCGTTTTTATGATTCCGGCCCGGACAACATTCTGGCGGTGTACCAGCAAGCCATTAACGACGGCGCCGATTTTGTGCTCGGTCCACTGTCAAAAGACAAGGCCGCCACTATTGCCGCCCAGGGAACCCTGCCCGCCACCACGCTGGCGCTGAACTACATAGAGAACGAACAGGTGCCGGAGAATTTTTTCCAGTTCGGCCTGGCACCAGAAGACGAAGCCCGCCAGATTGCCCGCCAGGGCGCCCATGAAGGCAGCACCCAGGCCGGCATTCTCTACCCCCAGGGGGATTGGGGTGAACGGGTGGCACAGGCTTTCGCCGAGGAATGGCAGAATCTGCACGGCACCGTGACCGTGACCCGCGCCTATCAAGAAGGCCCGGAAATCGGCGAGACCGTAGAGGAGCTGCTGTTGGTTGCGCAAAGCGAGCAGCGTGGCAAGGCCGTCAGCCGCTTCACCAATCTGGAAATGGATATCCAGCCCCGGCGCCGCCAGGACATGGATTTCCTTTTCCTGATCGCTAACCCCAACCAGGGTCGCCAGGTCAAACCGGCTTTGAACTTCCACTACGCCAAGGACCTGCCGGTATACTCCACGTCGCTGATCTACAGCGGGCAGAGCAATCCCCGTCGGGACCAGGATCTTAACGGTATCCGTTTCGTGGACATGCCCTGGATCATCGGTGACCAGAACAGTGACCTGCACCAGGTCGCTGCCGAACAATGGCCAGATGGCCATGGTCGCTACGAGCGTCTGTATGCCATGGGGATTGATGCCTACCGGTTGCAGAGTCGCCTTTATCTTCTGAACACCCTGCCGTCCAGCGAACTGCCGGGTGCCACCGGGCGCCTGCAGATTCGCGACCAACAGGTGGTTCGCAAGCTGGACTGGGCCATCTTCCTGCGCGGTGAAGCCAAGGCACTGCCCCAGGTCAGCAACCCGGCCAACAGCCTGCCAGTGCGTCGCAATGCCGTTTCTAACTCGCCGTAGACAAACCCGGGGCGACCAGGCGGAAGCGG
Proteins encoded in this window:
- a CDS encoding penicillin-binding protein activator — its product is MDFRKAYWVALAATFALASCTSTPTRTGQPTAPAVEQAAGMEKAPESLSAARAQIAALASPEQRTDTALAWAAEYLQQQRAADAEQLLGDINPDALNPEKRFQWILLSGRASLSQQNATPAVELLNRYQDEIQQYPVEQQAQLDLMRADALAMEGQLSDSLQQRVAAHPLLNEQDQDYNHEMIWQLLMQLSPQELADAIQNSSGDLRGWLTLAQLYRDPIADLDAQVSRLDQWSAQWRTHPAIGDVPAMLDALREAASQRPSQVAILLPTSGPLQNVGKTLQEGIMTAHYQQKQNSLSPTLRFYDSGPDNILAVYQQAINDGADFVLGPLSKDKAATIAAQGTLPATTLALNYIENEQVPENFFQFGLAPEDEARQIARQGAHEGSTQAGILYPQGDWGERVAQAFAEEWQNLHGTVTVTRAYQEGPEIGETVEELLLVAQSEQRGKAVSRFTNLEMDIQPRRRQDMDFLFLIANPNQGRQVKPALNFHYAKDLPVYSTSLIYSGQSNPRRDQDLNGIRFVDMPWIIGDQNSDLHQVAAEQWPDGHGRYERLYAMGIDAYRLQSRLYLLNTLPSSELPGATGRLQIRDQQVVRKLDWAIFLRGEAKALPQVSNPANSLPVRRNAVSNSP